One Eubacterium sp. AB3007 genomic window, CCTGGAAAAAACGTTTGACTTCTGTGGTGTCCGCACCCGAACGGCGAAGCCAGGCTGCCGCCTCGAACGTCCGCACCCCGGTCTTTACCGCAAATCGATTGGTGTCGATGGTGATTCCTCCCAGAAGTGCTTCTGCCTCCAGTTTCTCCAGTGCCCGTTTCTTCCCGGCATACTGCAGGATCTCTGCTACCAGTTCCGAAGCGGAAGAGGCGTAGGATTCGATATACTGCAACGAAGTATTCTGGATGATGTCCGCCGACCGCCTGTGGTGGTCGATCACAGCGATATGCCCCACCTTCTCCAACAGCTCCGGGCAGTCCACAAAGCTTCTCCGGTGGGTATCTACCACGATGAGCAGGGTGTTCCCATCGGCCATTTCCTGGGCCTTCTCCCCATTCGCAAAGTTGTATTTCTCGCTCTCCTCTGCCTGATCATAGATCAGCTGCAGTGAGTCATTGACCTCTGACAGCACGATGGTGGCATCCCTTCCCTGCATCTTGCAGAGGCGGAACATACCCATGGCCGATCCAAAACAGTCCATGTCCGGGTTCCGATGGCCCATGATCATTACACGATCTGCGTCATCGATCAGCTGGTTCAGCCGATGCGCGATCACGCGAGAACGTCCTTTGTTGGTCTTCTCTACCGTCTGGAGCATCCCCCCATAGTAGTCGGTCTGCTCTCCTTCCTTGACGACCGCCTGATCGCCGCCTCTTCCCAGCGCCATGTCGATGGCCGAGACTGCGTAATCTTCCGTCTCCTGGAAGTCCTCTCCCAGCACACCTATCCCGATGGACAGGCTGACAGGAAAATCCGCTTCGGATTCTATGCTCCTGGCCTCATCCAGAATGGGGAACTTGTCCTCCCGCATCTTCTTCAGATAAGAGTATTGGAAATATATGACATACTCGTCTTCCTTGTGCTTGATGATGGATCCACGGATCTCCGAAGCCCACTTCCGGATCGTTTTGTCAAGCTGGGACGAGATGTCCATCCTCATGTCCGGCAGTGTACTGGCCATCAGTTCATCGTAGTTGTCGATTCTGACGATGCAGCAACAAAGCCTTCCTTCCTCGTAGTTCTTCCGTACATCCTCATAGCTTGTCACATCATCGAAAAACACGAATATGTTGTTGTTCTGTTCCGACATGTTCATGCTGGCGAACAGCCGAAAACTCTTCCCATTGCGCTCAATGGTCTTGTAATCCGAACTTTCTGCCGTCTCGGTCAGCCCGGCGATCTTCACTCCCGTAAGCTGGAAGAAATCGCTCCCCACCAGACCATCGTACAGGAACACCTCGTTCATATGTGCGTTGCAGCTGACGATCTTTCCACTCTCGTCCACCACGCACATCGGCAACGGAACAGATCCCGCCATGTCTTTTTCAAATACTGTCTCAGCCATGAAATTACCTCTCGCTATCGTCACTGCCCCTGGGCAGTTCGTAATATATCGATCAGTCTGTTCAAGTCACCCTGATCGTAGTACTCGATCTCGATACTCCCTTTCTTTCCCTTCTGATGGATAGACACCCTGGTGCCATAGATCTCTTTCAGTTCTTCCTCCACCCTCTGGACATCTGCATCCTTGGGTTTCAGAGCCTTCTGTGTATTTCTGCTCTGCTTCTCAGGCGCCTTCGCCAGCTTTTCTGCTTCCCGTACAGAGATCCCTTCCTCCGTGATCTTGCGACACACCTGTTCACGACGGGATTTCTCTTTTATAGACAACAGTGCACGGGCGTGTCCCGTGCTCATCTTCCCCTCTGCCA contains:
- a CDS encoding DHH family phosphoesterase, which gives rise to MAETVFEKDMAGSVPLPMCVVDESGKIVSCNAHMNEVFLYDGLVGSDFFQLTGVKIAGLTETAESSDYKTIERNGKSFRLFASMNMSEQNNNIFVFFDDVTSYEDVRKNYEEGRLCCCIVRIDNYDELMASTLPDMRMDISSQLDKTIRKWASEIRGSIIKHKEDEYVIYFQYSYLKKMREDKFPILDEARSIESEADFPVSLSIGIGVLGEDFQETEDYAVSAIDMALGRGGDQAVVKEGEQTDYYGGMLQTVEKTNKGRSRVIAHRLNQLIDDADRVMIMGHRNPDMDCFGSAMGMFRLCKMQGRDATIVLSEVNDSLQLIYDQAEESEKYNFANGEKAQEMADGNTLLIVVDTHRRSFVDCPELLEKVGHIAVIDHHRRSADIIQNTSLQYIESYASSASELVAEILQYAGKKRALEKLEAEALLGGITIDTNRFAVKTGVRTFEAAAWLRRSGADTTEVKRFFQVDMEAFKVRAHCISSATIHEDGVATSICRGNNRDAQIIHSQVADELLNMKGVRASFVTGRNEQGETVISARSLGEVNVQVIMEKMGGGGHLTTAGAQVDLTPKEALEEIRNILEELAEKR